In a single window of the Nicotiana tomentosiformis chromosome 8, ASM39032v3, whole genome shotgun sequence genome:
- the LOC104110716 gene encoding plastidal glycolate/glycerate translocator 1, chloroplastic, giving the protein MATASAVPKTLPSFLPNLPYPRTGTLSQIKLKSLQTPHRVLSQQPHLSSNGVQIIPTKRNEMGVKRTHASRRFLLVRSMGSDSSITSTGLSNKVVGVLHLVVSLGIILAMDKLLKKAFVAAAIKFPSALFGMFCTFTVLMALDSVVPKAAAGLMNFFEPALLFIQRWLPLFYVPSLVVLPLAVKDIPAASGAKICFILVGGWLASLCVAGFTAIAVRKMVKTEMIPAEPMSKPSPFSSLEVWTWSGIFLASFVGALLYPTALGTSARTCLPFLLSSTVLGYLVGSGLPLAVKKVFHPIICCAVSADLAAIAFGYLSRSGLDPVLGDYLTKAASNPGAGDILMGFLGSVIISFAFSMFKQRKLVKRHAAEIFSSVIIATLFSLYSTALIGRLIGLEPNLTVSILPRCITVALALSIVSFFEGANSSLTAAVVVLTGLVGANFVQAVLDKLGFNDPIARGIATASSAHGLGTAALSAKEPEALPFCAIAYALTGIFGSLVCSVPAVRQSLLAIVG; this is encoded by the exons ATGGCAACAGCTTCAGCTGTTCCAAAGACTTTACCTTCATTTCTTCCCAATCTCCCTTACCCAAGAACAGGAACTCTCTCTCAAATAAAGTTGAAATCCTTACAAACCCCACATAGAGTCCTTTCTCAGCAGCCCCATTTGAGCTCTAATGGAGTTCAAATCATCCCTACCAAGAGAAATGAAATGGGTGTTAAGAGAACTCACGCTAGTAGAAGATTTCTTCTAGTCAGGTCCATGGGATCAGATAGTAGTATTACCTCCACAGGGTTATCAAACAAG GTGGTGGGAGTATTGCATTTAGTAGTTTCACTTGGAATCATACTGGCCATGGATAAGTTGTTAAAGAAAGCATTTGTGGCTGCTGCTATTAAGTTCCCAAGTGCTTTATTTGGAATGTTTTGCACATTTACTGTGTTAATGGCTCTTGACTCTGTTGTTCCTAAGGCTGCAGCAGGATTGATGAACTTCTTTGAGCCTGCACTTTTGTTTATCCAGAGATGGCTCCCATTGTTTTATGTACCTTCGTTGGTTGTTCTCCCTCTTGCTGTCAAGGATATTCCTGCAGCTTCTGGGGCCAAGATTTGTTTCATTCTAG TTGGAGGCTGGTTGGCTTCACTTTGTGTTGCGGGTTTCACAGCTATAGCTGTGAGGAAAATGGTAAAGACCGAGATGATACCAGCTGAGCCCATGTCAAAGCCTTCTCCCTTTTCTTCTTTGGAGGTGTGGACTTGGAGTGGGATCTTTTTGGCGTCATTTGTTGGTGCACTTCTCTATCCAACAGCGCTGGGAACAAGTGCTAGAACATGCTTACCCTTTCTACTTTCATCTACTGTATTAGGCTACTTAGTTGGGTCAGG GCTTCCATTGGCTGTAAAGAAGGTTTTCCATCCGATTATCTGCTGTGCAGTCTCAGCAGATCTTGCAGCAATTGCTTTTGGATATCTTTCTCGGTCTGGACTTGATCCAGTTCTTG GGGATTATCTTACAAAGGCCGCATCTAATCCTGGAGCTGGTGACATTCTCATGGGATTTTTGGGATCAGTCATTATCTCCTTTGCCTTCTCAATGTTCAAGCAGAGAAAG CTTGTTAAACGGCATGCTGCTGAGATTTTCAGCTCTGTCATTATAGCAACGCTATTTTCGCTATATTCTACCGCTCTCATTGGACGGCTGATTGGGTTGGAGCCAAATTTAACTGTATCAATCCTACCACGATGCATAACTGTCGCACTAGCTCTCAGCATTGTTTCTTTCTTTGAAG GTGCGAATTCATCTCTCACAGCAGCTGTTGTTGTACTAACTGGTTTGGTGGGAGCAAATTTTGTTCAGGCAGTGCTGGATAAACTTGGCTTCAATGATCCGATTGCTCGAGGAATTGCAACTGCGTCAAG TGCTCATGGGCTCGGAACAGCAGCTTTGTCAGCAAAGGAACCTGAAGCGCTTCCATTCTGTGCTATTGCATATGCCCTCACTGGTATATTTGGTTCCCTTGTGTGCTCTGTTCCCGCAGTAAGACAGAGCCTACTGGCAATTGTCGGTTGA